The Euzebya sp. genomic sequence CGGGCCTGGACGGGGAGGGGCTGGCGGGGCTCGAGCTGCAGTACGAGGACGCCCTGGGCGGGGAGGACGGCACCCTCCGCCTCGAGGAGGCCCCCGGCGGCGTCGAGATCTCCGCCGCGCCCCGCGAGGTCCTGCCGGCCACCCCGGGCGTCGACGTCCGGCTGACGATCGACCGCGAGGTCCAGTTCGCCACCGAGGAGATCCTGGCCGACGCGGTCGAGTCCTACGAGGCGATCGGGGGATCGGCGGTGGTGATGGACACCGAGACCGGGGAGATCCTGGCGATGGCCAGCGTCCCCTCCGTCGCCCCGGACGAGTTCGCCGCCGCCGAGCCCTACGACCGCCGCAACCGCGCGCTCACCGACGTGTTCGAGCCCGGCAGCGTCAACAAGGTCATCGCCATCGCGGGGGCGCTCGAGGACGGCGTGGTCGACGCCGACCAGGGCTTCGACGTGCCCGCACAGATCTCGATCGGGCCCGAGACGTTCAGCGACTCCGAGCCGCACCCGACGGCCTGGTGGTCGACCCGCGACATCATCACCCGCTCCTCCAACGTCGGTACGATCCAGATCGCCCGGCAGCTGGGCGAGGAGCGGCTGTACGACTACGTGACCGACTTCGGGCTGGGCCAGCCGACCGGGCTGTCCTTCCCCGGGGAGTCCCGCGGCCTGCTCGCGCCCGTGTCGGAGTGGACGTCCTCGAGCCTGCCGACGATCGCCATCGGCCAGGGCGTCGCGGCGACCCTGGTCCAGACCGCGCAGGTGTTCGCCGTGATCGCCAACGACGGGGAGTACCGCGCCCCCAGCCTCGTGCAGGGCACCGTCGACGGAGACGGCGTGTTCACGCCCGCCGAGGAGCCCGAGCGGCGACAGGTCGTCTCGCCCGACACCGCCCGGACCGTCGCCGACATGCTGGTCCAGGTCGTCGAGGCGCCCGAGGGCACCGGCAACCTCGCCGCCGTCGACGGCTACCGCGTCGGCGGCAAGACCGGCACCGCGCAGAAGCCCAGCGAGACCAGCCGCGGCTACGAGGAGGGCGCCTACCTCGCGACCTTCGCCGGGTTCGCGCCGGTGGAGGACCCCCGCGTGGTCGTCGCGGTCATGCTGGACGAGCCGACCCCGTACTACGGCGGCCTGTCGGCGGCCCCGACGTTCAGCCGGATCATGGAGTTCGCGCTCCGCGACCAGCGCATCCCACCTGCGGGGGGAGGGGTGCCGCTGCCCGCCGGCCACCGCCTCGGCAACTCGATGGCCGTCGACCGGATCCCCGTCCCCGAGCCGACCGCCCCCGAGGCGACCGAGCCCGAGGCGACCGAGCCTGAGGCGACCGAGCCCGACGCGGGCGCGGAGGTGGGTGGGGAGGGTGGCTGACCGCCGACGTCCCACTAGCCTCGGCGCTGCCCGCGGTGTCCGTGTCCGACCGGGCGGTCGGCCTCCCCGGGTCCCGAGGGCACCGGCCGTATCCTCGGCGCGCCTGCGCCCCCACCTCCCACCCCGTGTCCACGCTCGCCACGGACTGGCGGTCCCCCCCGTGCCCGAACCCTCCACACCTGCCGACATCGCCACGGCGATCAGCCGGCGGACCGCCGGCGCCGCCCGCATCGTGGGGCATGGGGTGGCGGCGATCACCGATGTCACCCACGACAGCCGGCAGGCCGGCCCCGGCGTGCTCTTCGCGGCTCGTCCCGGTGCGGTCAGCGACGGCCACGACTTCGCGGCGGCGGCCGTCGCGGCGGGGTCGCCCGCGGTGCTGGTCGAGCGCGTGCTCGACGTCGCGGTGCCCCAGATCGTGGTCGACGACGTCGCGGAGGCGCTCGGCCACGCCGCGGCGGTCGTGCACGGCGACCCGACCGACGACATCGCCGTCCTCGGCGTCACCGGCACGAACGGCAAGACCACCACCACGTACCTGCTCGACGCGGTGTGGCGTGCCGCCGGGCACGTCACCGGTCTGATCGGCACCGTGGAGACCCGCGTCGCCGGCACCGCCGTGCCGGGCATCCGCACGACCCCCGAGGCGTCGGACACCCAGCGCCTGCTCGCCCGGATGCGCCGCGAGGGCGTGACCGCGGCGTCGATGGAGGTGTCGAGCCACGGCCTCGCTCTCGGGCGCCTCAACGGCGTCCGCTTCGCCGCCGCGCTGTTCACCAACCTCAGCCAGGACCACCTCGACTTCCACGCCGACATGGAGGACTACTTCCGGGCGAAGGCCAGGCTGTTCACGCCCGGGTTCACCCCGATCGGCGTCGTCACCGTCGACGACCCGTGGGGCGCCCGGCTCGCGGAGCGCGCCGACGTGGAGGTGTGGACCCTGTCCCGTCGCGGCGGTGCGGACGTGACCGCCACCGACGTGGTCACGACCGCCGAGGGGGCGACGTTCACCGCCGACGTGCGCGGGTCGCGGCTGGCGGTCCGGATCGCCCTCCCCGGCGACTACAACGTCACCAACGCCCTCGGCGCCCTGGCGACGGCCCACGCCGCCGGCGTCCCCCTCGACGTGGCCGCGGAGGGCCTGGCGACCCTGCCCGGCGTCCCCGGCCGGATGGAGCGCGTCGACGTCGGCCAACCCTTCGGGGTGCTGGTGGACTACGCCCACAGCCCCGACTCCGTCGCCGGCGTCCTGGCGGCCGCCCGCGGTGTGGCCGAGGGGCGGGTCATCGTCGTGATCGGCTGCGGCGGGGACCGCGACGCCGCCAAGCGGCCGCTGATGGCCCGCGCCGCGGTCGCCGGCGCCGACGTGGCGATCCTGACCTCGGACAACCCCCGCAGCGAGGACCCCGAGGCGATCCTCGACGACATGGTCGCGGGCCTCGCCGACCCCTCCGCGGCGCGGCGGATCACCGACCGCGCCGAGGCCATCGCCGCGGCGGTCGGCGACGCCCGCCCCGGCGACGTGGTCGTCATCGCCGGCAAGGGGCACGAGCCGTACCAGGAGCTCGCCGACGGCCGCATCGACTTCGACGACCGCCTGGTGGCCCGCGCCGCCCTGGCGGGGAGGGTCGGGCGATGATCCCCCTCGACCTCGACCAGGTCGCCGACGTCGTCGGCGGCCAGCTGGTGTCCGACAGCGGACGGCGGGTGACCGGCGTCTCGATCGACAGCCGGACCACCCGGCCCGGCGACCTGTTCGTCCCGCTGGCGGGGGAGCAGAGCGACGGCCACGACCACATCGCCGCGGCCGTCGAGGCGGGCGCGGCCGGGTTCCTCTGCGCCGAGGACCGCCCCGTGCCCGACGTCGACGGCGGCATCGTCGTGGACGACCCCCTCGACGCGCTCACCGGGCTGGGGGCCTGGGTGCGGGACACCGTCGACCCCGTCGTGGTGGCGGTGACCGGGTCGAACGGCAAGACCACGACCAAGGACCTGGCCGCGGCCGCGATCGGCACGGACAAGGTCACCGTCGCGAACCCCGGCTCGTTCAACAACGAGATCGGCCTGCCCCTCACCCTCTGCCTGCTGACCGCCGAGACCGAGGTGCTGGTCTGCGAGATCGGCGCCCGCGGGATCGGGCACATCGCCTCGGTCATGCCGCTCCTCCGGCCGGACGTCGCGATCGTCACCACGGTCAGCGGCGCGCACATCGGCGAGTTCGGCAGCCTCGAGGCGATCGTCGAGGCGAAGACCGAGCTGGTCACCGGCCTGGTCGACGACGGCGTCGCGATCCTGAACGCCGACGTGCCCGCCGTGGCCGGGATGGCCGCCGCCGCGCCGGGCCGGGTCGTCACCTTCGGCCTCGACGCGAACGCCGACCTGCACCCCGACGCGGTGGAGTGGGACGACACCGCCACCGCCACGATGACCGTGCGCGGCACCTCCGTCCGCCTGCCCCGGCCCGGCGTGCACCAGGTCACCAACGCCCTGGCGGCGCTGGCCGCGGCGATCGAGGTCGGAGTGCCGCTCGAGGTCGCCGCACCGGGGCTGGCGGCCGCCGGGGTGTCGCGGTGGCGCATGGACGTCAGCCGGACCGACGCGGACGTCACGATCATCAACGACGCGTACAACGCGAACCCGGACTCGACCGTCGCCGCGATCGAGACCCTCGCCCGCGTCCGCACCGACGGGCGCCGCTTCGCCGTGCTCGGCTACATGGCCGAGCTGGGGGAGGAGACCGGGCCGGGCCACCGCCGGGTCGGCGCCCAGCTGGCGCACGCCGGGATCGACGGCGTCATCGTGGTCGAGGCGCGGGCGGGCGCGATCGCCGACGGGGCGCGCGAGGCCGGGTTCACCGGTGAGATCGTGACCGTGCCCGACGTCGGCGAGGCCGGCGACGCCATCGAGCGGCGGGTCACGGCCGGCGATGTCGTCCTGGTGAAGGCCAGCCGCTCGGTCGGGCTCGAGCGGGTCGCCGACGCCCTCACCGCCGCCCACCGCGACGAGGACCCCGGCGCATGAGGCTGATCCTCATCGCCCTCGCGGTGTCGCTGGTGCTGTCCCTGGTCGGCACCCCGCTCGTGATCCGGTTCTTCCGGGCGCGGGAGCTCGGGCAGCTGATCCGCGACGACGGACCCCAGAGCCACCAGACCAAGCGCGGCACCCCGACGATGGGCGGCGCGGCGATCATCATCGCCGCGGTCATCGCCTACACCGTCGCGGTGCTGGTCGCCGGTCGGCTCGACTCCGCCGGCGGGCTGCTCGCGATGGGCACCTTCGCGGGGATGGGGACCGTCGGGTTCCTCGACGACCTCATCAAGCTCCGCAACCAGCGGAACCTGGGCCTGACGAAGACCGCCAAGTTCGGCGGGCAGGCCCTGGTCGCGATCGCGTTCGCGT encodes the following:
- a CDS encoding peptidoglycan D,D-transpeptidase FtsI family protein, with product MLVLALWDSLARAQQRARTSRRLVALLAGYLVLTLVMGWRLVSVQLVDAEVYAGWAHAQTQREVALPATRGALTDREGDPLAMSLAASTIFANPPVLAEAGIDPYVIADRLAAVVPGADPERLVESLTSDRSFVYLGRQLPRDVGEAVMALELPGVGVLEEPTRVYPADRIASQVIGWAGLDGEGLAGLELQYEDALGGEDGTLRLEEAPGGVEISAAPREVLPATPGVDVRLTIDREVQFATEEILADAVESYEAIGGSAVVMDTETGEILAMASVPSVAPDEFAAAEPYDRRNRALTDVFEPGSVNKVIAIAGALEDGVVDADQGFDVPAQISIGPETFSDSEPHPTAWWSTRDIITRSSNVGTIQIARQLGEERLYDYVTDFGLGQPTGLSFPGESRGLLAPVSEWTSSSLPTIAIGQGVAATLVQTAQVFAVIANDGEYRAPSLVQGTVDGDGVFTPAEEPERRQVVSPDTARTVADMLVQVVEAPEGTGNLAAVDGYRVGGKTGTAQKPSETSRGYEEGAYLATFAGFAPVEDPRVVVAVMLDEPTPYYGGLSAAPTFSRIMEFALRDQRIPPAGGGVPLPAGHRLGNSMAVDRIPVPEPTAPEATEPEATEPEATEPDAGAEVGGEGG
- a CDS encoding UDP-N-acetylmuramoyl-L-alanyl-D-glutamate--2,6-diaminopimelate ligase; this translates as MPEPSTPADIATAISRRTAGAARIVGHGVAAITDVTHDSRQAGPGVLFAARPGAVSDGHDFAAAAVAAGSPAVLVERVLDVAVPQIVVDDVAEALGHAAAVVHGDPTDDIAVLGVTGTNGKTTTTYLLDAVWRAAGHVTGLIGTVETRVAGTAVPGIRTTPEASDTQRLLARMRREGVTAASMEVSSHGLALGRLNGVRFAAALFTNLSQDHLDFHADMEDYFRAKARLFTPGFTPIGVVTVDDPWGARLAERADVEVWTLSRRGGADVTATDVVTTAEGATFTADVRGSRLAVRIALPGDYNVTNALGALATAHAAGVPLDVAAEGLATLPGVPGRMERVDVGQPFGVLVDYAHSPDSVAGVLAAARGVAEGRVIVVIGCGGDRDAAKRPLMARAAVAGADVAILTSDNPRSEDPEAILDDMVAGLADPSAARRITDRAEAIAAAVGDARPGDVVVIAGKGHEPYQELADGRIDFDDRLVARAALAGRVGR
- the murF gene encoding UDP-N-acetylmuramoyl-tripeptide--D-alanyl-D-alanine ligase — translated: MIPLDLDQVADVVGGQLVSDSGRRVTGVSIDSRTTRPGDLFVPLAGEQSDGHDHIAAAVEAGAAGFLCAEDRPVPDVDGGIVVDDPLDALTGLGAWVRDTVDPVVVAVTGSNGKTTTKDLAAAAIGTDKVTVANPGSFNNEIGLPLTLCLLTAETEVLVCEIGARGIGHIASVMPLLRPDVAIVTTVSGAHIGEFGSLEAIVEAKTELVTGLVDDGVAILNADVPAVAGMAAAAPGRVVTFGLDANADLHPDAVEWDDTATATMTVRGTSVRLPRPGVHQVTNALAALAAAIEVGVPLEVAAPGLAAAGVSRWRMDVSRTDADVTIINDAYNANPDSTVAAIETLARVRTDGRRFAVLGYMAELGEETGPGHRRVGAQLAHAGIDGVIVVEARAGAIADGAREAGFTGEIVTVPDVGEAGDAIERRVTAGDVVLVKASRSVGLERVADALTAAHRDEDPGA